Proteins found in one Bacillota bacterium genomic segment:
- the hisC gene encoding histidinol-phosphate transaminase, producing the protein MTDEVLKLTRPDLRDLIPYAVPDYPGFIKLDANENPYDFAPEVMSEIFRQVSGQTFVRYPDPLAAGLREALAGYTGLDPENVLAGNGSDELILTLLLTFGSGGRVIITPPTFSMYGIHARIAGAVPIDVPRLADFTLDLQALLREAAVQGTRMMIICSPNNPTGNTVARAAVEELLEGTEGLVLLDEAYVEFAGKSCTELVRRYPRLVVLRTFSKAFGLAGLRVGYLAAGSEVISALLKVKQPFNLNAFSQLAARTVLEYLPVFRERIDAIVAGREELLRKMSDIPGVETFPSRANFILFRTGLPAAAVYEGLLEREILIRNVESPGLDRCLRVNVGTPAENRAFIDALRAVLGVNDDD; encoded by the coding sequence GTGACTGACGAGGTACTGAAACTTACACGGCCGGACCTGCGCGATCTGATTCCTTATGCGGTGCCGGACTATCCCGGGTTTATCAAACTCGATGCCAACGAAAACCCTTACGATTTCGCGCCGGAAGTAATGTCCGAGATCTTCAGGCAGGTTTCCGGGCAGACCTTTGTCCGTTACCCGGACCCTCTGGCAGCAGGGTTAAGGGAAGCGTTGGCGGGTTACACCGGCCTTGACCCGGAGAACGTCCTTGCGGGCAACGGCTCGGACGAGCTGATCCTTACGCTGCTGCTGACCTTCGGCAGCGGCGGGCGGGTGATAATCACCCCCCCTACCTTTTCAATGTACGGGATTCACGCGCGTATCGCCGGGGCGGTCCCAATCGATGTGCCGCGGCTGGCGGACTTCACCCTCGACCTGCAGGCGCTGTTGCGGGAAGCGGCGGTTCAGGGAACCAGGATGATGATTATTTGTTCGCCGAACAACCCTACGGGGAACACGGTAGCACGTGCGGCTGTCGAAGAGCTGCTCGAAGGGACGGAAGGTCTGGTTTTGCTGGACGAGGCTTACGTGGAGTTTGCGGGGAAAAGCTGCACGGAGCTTGTGCGGCGCTACCCGCGTCTGGTGGTGCTGAGGACCTTTTCCAAGGCCTTCGGGCTGGCCGGGTTGCGGGTCGGTTACCTGGCGGCGGGCTCAGAGGTGATAAGCGCGCTATTAAAAGTAAAACAGCCTTTTAACCTTAACGCCTTCTCCCAACTGGCCGCCCGAACCGTATTGGAATACCTGCCGGTCTTCCGGGAGCGCATAGACGCGATTGTTGCCGGCCGGGAAGAACTGCTGCGGAAGATGAGCGATATTCCCGGCGTTGAGACCTTTCCCTCCCGCGCAAACTTTATTCTTTTCAGAACAGGTTTACCTGCGGCGGCGGTTTACGAGGGGCTGTTGGAAAGAGAAATCCTTATCCGGAATGTGGAAAGTCCGGGACTGGACCGGTGTTTGCGCGTAAACGTCGGCACACCGGCGGAGAACCGGGCGTTTATTGATGCTTTGCGCGCTGTTTTAGGAGTCAATGATGACGATTAA
- the hisB gene encoding imidazoleglycerol-phosphate dehydratase HisB: MRKASFTRQTSETAVKVTLNIDGEGRSTVKTGVGFFEHMLHLFSRFSLWDLDVAAEGDLKVDAHHTVEDVGIALGQAFSKAIGTKQGIRRFGYAVVPMDEALALVAVDISGRAHVALSADFPATRVGDFDTELVLEFFRAFAYNAGVTMHLNVLSGRNTHHIIEALFKASGRAMGDAASFDPRAKGVPSTKGTL; the protein is encoded by the coding sequence ATGCGAAAAGCGAGTTTTACCCGTCAAACGTCGGAAACGGCGGTCAAGGTTACGCTTAACATCGACGGGGAGGGCCGGAGCACCGTGAAAACCGGCGTGGGTTTTTTCGAGCACATGCTGCACCTCTTTTCCCGGTTCAGTCTCTGGGACCTTGATGTCGCGGCCGAAGGCGACCTGAAGGTTGACGCGCACCACACGGTTGAAGACGTGGGTATCGCCCTGGGTCAGGCTTTTAGCAAGGCCATCGGGACCAAACAGGGGATTCGCCGGTTCGGATACGCCGTGGTGCCGATGGATGAAGCGCTGGCCCTGGTGGCGGTGGATATTAGCGGCAGGGCTCACGTCGCTTTAAGCGCCGACTTTCCCGCCACCCGGGTGGGCGACTTCGACACCGAACTGGTATTGGAGTTTTTCCGTGCTTTTGCGTACAACGCCGGCGTTACGATGCACCTGAATGTCCTCTCCGGAAGGAATACGCACCACATCATCGAGGCGCTTTTCAAGGCTTCCGGGCGGGCGATGGGCGATGCGGCCTCTTTCGACCCGCGTGCCAAGGGAGTTCCGTCGACCAAGGGGACGCTGTAA
- the purD gene encoding phosphoribosylamine--glycine ligase encodes MKVLVIGGGGREHALVWKIAQNPSVKKVFCAPGNAGIGRLAECVQIKAEDVNGLLAFAREEGISLTVVGPEAPLAAGIVDVFETAGLKIFGPRQKAARLEASKVFAKEVMLRCGVPTAKAGVFDAPEPAKDYIRRLNGPCVVKADGLAAGKGVIVADGPEEAEAAVVSVMEEKAFGAAGGRVLVEERLTGEEASVMALTDGETVLPLLPAQDHKPVFDDDKGPNTGGMGAYAPAPAVTPNLLRRIEAEVLLPTIRGLAAEGIVYKGVLYAGLMLTAAGPRVLEFNVRLGDPEAQPILSLLESDLIDVMEAVIAGRLRQVKLAWRPGASVCVVLAAAGYPGSCRKGDVITGLEDMPPDAMAFQAGTGLKDGRLVTAGGRVLGVTARGADVREAIDRAYKAVEGIKFEGMHFRRDIGRKALKNQ; translated from the coding sequence TTGAAGGTCCTTGTAATCGGCGGCGGGGGGAGGGAGCACGCCCTCGTCTGGAAGATCGCCCAAAACCCGAGCGTGAAAAAGGTATTCTGCGCGCCGGGAAACGCGGGGATCGGACGGCTTGCCGAGTGTGTCCAGATTAAAGCGGAAGACGTAAACGGGCTGCTCGCCTTCGCCCGTGAGGAAGGTATATCGCTCACCGTCGTGGGACCTGAGGCGCCCCTGGCTGCGGGCATCGTCGACGTTTTTGAGACTGCGGGCTTAAAAATATTTGGTCCGCGGCAGAAAGCGGCGCGTTTGGAAGCCAGTAAGGTTTTCGCCAAGGAGGTAATGCTCCGGTGCGGGGTACCGACAGCGAAGGCCGGGGTTTTCGACGCCCCGGAACCCGCAAAGGATTATATCCGTCGGCTTAACGGCCCGTGCGTGGTGAAGGCGGACGGGCTTGCTGCGGGAAAGGGCGTTATCGTGGCGGACGGGCCGGAGGAGGCCGAAGCGGCGGTTGTCAGCGTGATGGAGGAGAAGGCTTTCGGAGCGGCGGGCGGCCGGGTTCTCGTTGAGGAACGGCTTACCGGCGAAGAGGCCAGCGTTATGGCGCTCACGGACGGTGAAACGGTGCTGCCGCTCCTTCCGGCACAGGACCATAAGCCGGTTTTCGACGACGATAAAGGGCCCAACACCGGCGGGATGGGCGCCTATGCGCCTGCGCCGGCGGTGACGCCGAATCTTTTGCGCCGTATCGAGGCCGAGGTGCTGCTGCCTACCATCCGGGGGCTGGCGGCGGAGGGGATAGTGTATAAAGGCGTGCTTTACGCGGGCTTAATGTTGACTGCGGCGGGTCCCAGGGTTTTGGAATTCAACGTGCGGCTGGGGGACCCGGAAGCCCAGCCGATCCTTTCCCTTCTTGAGAGCGACCTGATCGACGTTATGGAAGCGGTGATCGCGGGCAGGCTGCGGCAGGTAAAACTAGCCTGGCGTCCGGGCGCGTCGGTCTGCGTGGTGCTGGCGGCGGCGGGTTATCCCGGAAGCTGCCGCAAAGGGGACGTTATCACCGGGCTGGAGGACATGCCGCCCGATGCGATGGCTTTTCAGGCCGGCACAGGCCTGAAGGACGGACGGCTGGTTACCGCGGGTGGAAGGGTTCTCGGGGTCACCGCGCGCGGCGCCGATGTGCGCGAGGCGATCGACCGCGCTTACAAAGCCGTCGAAGGGATTAAATTCGAAGGAATGCACTTCCGGCGGGATATCGGGCGGAAGGCGTTGAAAAACCAGTAG
- the hisD gene encoding histidinol dehydrogenase, with protein sequence MTGLLRILNANDPETERLLDREFSFPEDAARTVENIIARVRAEGDAALCTLTAEYDKVELSPEGLAVREEEIEAAYGAVSARFVAAIRLARDRISGFHSRKLPATWMDTAPDGTRLGQLIRPLASAGVYVPGGRARYPSSVLMNVVPARVAGVRRVVMTTPPGPQGGIDPHVLVAAREAGVDEVYRIGGAQAVAALAYGTKAVPRVDKIVGPGNVYVTLAKRAVFGLVGIDSLAGPSEVLVIADDTADPRHVAADLLAQAEHDPLARAFLITTNRALAFRVNEVLEEELTALGRPETVRRALGSSAAVIVPDVAAAVDYANRFAPEHLELMVAEPMSALEKVENAGGVFLGRFSPVPMGDYIAGPNHVLPTGGTARFFSPLGVEDFLKRINVVGLSPEAFKELAGPAFLLASVEGLPAHGRAIKIREK encoded by the coding sequence ATGACTGGTTTGCTGCGGATATTGAATGCCAACGACCCGGAAACCGAGCGGCTCCTTGACCGGGAGTTTTCATTCCCGGAGGATGCGGCTCGGACCGTGGAAAACATTATCGCCAGGGTGCGCGCCGAAGGGGACGCCGCCCTGTGCACCTTAACCGCCGAGTATGACAAGGTGGAACTGTCACCCGAGGGATTGGCGGTAAGGGAAGAAGAAATTGAAGCCGCGTACGGGGCGGTCAGCGCGCGATTTGTGGCGGCAATCCGGCTTGCGCGCGACCGCATCAGCGGCTTTCATTCCCGGAAACTTCCCGCGACCTGGATGGATACGGCGCCGGACGGAACCAGGCTGGGTCAGCTGATTCGGCCGTTGGCAAGCGCGGGTGTTTACGTTCCCGGCGGACGGGCGCGCTACCCATCTTCCGTGCTGATGAACGTTGTTCCGGCGCGGGTGGCGGGGGTGCGCCGGGTGGTCATGACCACGCCCCCCGGTCCGCAGGGCGGGATAGACCCGCACGTCCTGGTGGCGGCGCGTGAGGCGGGAGTGGACGAGGTTTACCGGATCGGCGGCGCACAGGCGGTGGCCGCTCTGGCTTACGGCACGAAAGCGGTTCCGCGGGTGGACAAAATCGTGGGACCCGGTAATGTATACGTTACACTCGCAAAACGGGCGGTTTTCGGGCTGGTCGGCATAGACAGCCTGGCGGGGCCGAGCGAGGTGCTGGTGATTGCGGACGACACCGCCGACCCCCGGCATGTGGCGGCGGACCTTCTCGCCCAGGCGGAACACGACCCGCTTGCCCGGGCGTTTTTAATAACCACAAACCGGGCGCTTGCGTTCCGGGTGAACGAGGTCCTGGAAGAGGAACTTACGGCTCTCGGCAGGCCGGAAACCGTCAGAAGGGCGCTTGGGTCGAGTGCCGCGGTGATCGTACCGGATGTCGCCGCTGCGGTTGACTACGCCAACCGCTTCGCGCCTGAACACCTGGAACTGATGGTCGCCGAGCCGATGTCCGCGCTTGAAAAGGTGGAAAACGCGGGCGGGGTGTTCCTCGGACGCTTTTCCCCGGTGCCCATGGGCGATTATATAGCCGGGCCGAACCATGTTCTGCCTACCGGTGGAACGGCGCGGTTCTTCTCGCCGCTCGGGGTGGAGGACTTCTTAAAACGAATCAACGTTGTCGGCCTTTCACCGGAGGCGTTTAAAGAGCTGGCTGGGCCGGCTTTTCTGCTGGCTTCCGTTGAGGGGCTGCCGGCTCACGGGAGGGCTATCAAAATCCGGGAGAAGTAA
- the hisIE gene encoding bifunctional phosphoribosyl-AMP cyclohydrolase/phosphoribosyl-ATP diphosphatase HisIE: MRFNLDRFKYNSDDLIPVIVQDIRTSEVLMLAYMNREAITKTFSSGQTWFFSRSRDTLWHKGETSGNVQYVDEVYFDCDADTLLVKVRQEGAACHEGYKSCFHYRIEPEGQVALVGELVFNPAEVYDDNATPGRSRPQTKETTRPVCVCGSNILEEVYDVILDRKHNRIQGAYTSYLFDKGIDSILKKIGEEATEVIVAAKNNKRDELIAEAADVIYHLMVLLAAEGVDVREVFGELSSRKK; the protein is encoded by the coding sequence TTGCGTTTTAATCTGGACCGTTTCAAATACAACAGCGATGATTTAATTCCGGTGATAGTGCAGGATATCAGAACCAGCGAGGTCCTCATGCTCGCCTATATGAACCGGGAGGCGATCACCAAGACCTTCAGCAGCGGGCAGACGTGGTTTTTCAGCCGCAGCCGGGATACACTCTGGCATAAGGGTGAGACCTCCGGAAATGTCCAGTACGTTGATGAAGTCTATTTCGACTGTGACGCCGACACCTTGTTGGTTAAGGTGCGGCAGGAGGGCGCGGCCTGTCACGAAGGGTACAAGAGTTGTTTCCACTACCGCATTGAGCCGGAGGGACAGGTGGCGCTGGTCGGGGAACTGGTCTTCAACCCGGCGGAGGTGTACGACGATAATGCGACGCCGGGCAGATCGCGGCCGCAAACCAAGGAAACCACCCGCCCGGTGTGTGTCTGCGGCAGTAACATTCTAGAAGAGGTTTACGATGTGATCCTCGATCGAAAGCATAACCGTATTCAAGGCGCGTACACCAGTTATTTATTTGACAAAGGAATAGACTCGATCTTAAAGAAGATAGGCGAGGAGGCGACGGAGGTCATCGTAGCCGCGAAAAACAATAAGAGGGACGAGTTAATCGCGGAAGCCGCCGATGTGATATACCACCTAATGGTGCTTTTGGCTGCTGAAGGGGTGGATGTACGCGAGGTGTTCGGGGAACTGTCCAGCAGAAAAAAATAA
- the hisH gene encoding imidazole glycerol phosphate synthase subunit HisH yields the protein MIAIIDYGMGNLRSVEKGFEKAGFKAEVVREAEAVVAAPGVVLPGVGAFADAMANLNSRGLLGAVERALNSGKPFLGICLGLQLLFDVSEEWGETKGLGYFRGRVKRLPEGVKVPHMGWNEAEFARPTPLFTGIPDRTRFYFVHSYYVDPEERDIVIAETEYGKRFTSAAGRGNVYGIQFHPEKSSTWGLKILMNFGKLVTGCL from the coding sequence GTGATAGCGATTATCGACTACGGGATGGGAAACCTCCGTAGTGTGGAAAAAGGTTTTGAGAAAGCGGGATTCAAGGCGGAAGTGGTACGGGAAGCCGAAGCGGTTGTCGCCGCACCGGGGGTTGTCTTACCCGGTGTAGGTGCATTTGCCGATGCCATGGCCAATTTGAATTCGCGCGGCCTGCTTGGCGCTGTGGAGCGGGCGCTTAACTCCGGGAAGCCCTTTCTGGGCATCTGCCTCGGTCTGCAGCTGCTTTTCGATGTGAGCGAGGAGTGGGGGGAGACGAAAGGCCTCGGATACTTCCGGGGACGTGTGAAACGTCTGCCGGAAGGGGTTAAGGTACCGCATATGGGATGGAACGAGGCGGAATTCGCCCGGCCGACGCCGCTGTTTACCGGCATCCCGGACCGGACCCGCTTCTACTTCGTTCATTCCTATTATGTTGATCCGGAAGAACGGGATATAGTGATTGCGGAGACGGAGTACGGCAAGCGTTTTACTTCGGCGGCGGGGAGAGGGAATGTTTACGGAATCCAGTTCCACCCCGAGAAGTCGAGTACCTGGGGATTGAAAATCCTTATGAATTTCGGAAAGCTGGTGACAGGGTGCTTGTGA
- a CDS encoding two-CW domain-containing protein, translated as MKKNCWEYKRCGREPGGAKTQQLGVCPAATETRMDGVHGGKNAGRSCWVLAGTLCGGAVQGTFAQKYANCKNCDFYELVKSEEYPHFILSAVLNERLK; from the coding sequence ATGAAAAAAAATTGTTGGGAGTACAAAAGGTGCGGAAGGGAACCAGGTGGAGCCAAAACGCAACAACTGGGAGTTTGTCCTGCTGCTACCGAAACTCGGATGGACGGCGTTCACGGGGGCAAGAATGCCGGAAGATCGTGCTGGGTTCTTGCGGGGACTCTATGCGGCGGCGCAGTCCAGGGAACGTTTGCCCAGAAATATGCGAACTGTAAGAATTGCGATTTCTATGAACTTGTGAAAAGCGAAGAGTACCCGCATTTCATTTTGAGTGCGGTTCTGAACGAAAGGTTAAAATGA
- the hisA gene encoding 1-(5-phosphoribosyl)-5-[(5-phosphoribosylamino)methylideneamino]imidazole-4-carboxamide isomerase — MLVIPAIDLRGGKCVRLVEGRKDKETVYSGDPVSVAQKWQAAGARWLHVVDLDGAFAGRPAHLSVIRDIAGAVTMPVQVGGGIRERGAVEEILGCGAVRVILGTAAVYNHELMLELIRDFGSRIVVSVDCRDGVVAVAGWESLAGVNAVAFGKQLKKMGVERAVFTDIARDGKLEGPNIPAVANFARETGLKVIASGGVSRAEDVKNLRETEELGVDSVIIGKALYDGRLSLADAIAAAEGKTLVS, encoded by the coding sequence GTGCTTGTGATTCCTGCGATCGACCTCCGGGGCGGGAAATGTGTCCGCTTGGTGGAAGGTAGAAAAGATAAAGAGACGGTTTACTCCGGCGATCCGGTGTCGGTGGCGCAGAAGTGGCAGGCGGCGGGGGCGCGGTGGCTCCACGTGGTGGACCTCGACGGCGCTTTTGCCGGACGCCCGGCGCACCTGTCCGTGATCCGGGATATCGCCGGGGCTGTTACGATGCCGGTGCAGGTGGGCGGCGGCATCAGGGAACGGGGGGCGGTGGAAGAGATTCTCGGTTGCGGCGCCGTCAGGGTCATACTAGGAACAGCGGCGGTTTACAACCACGAGCTTATGCTTGAGCTTATAAGGGATTTTGGTTCCCGCATCGTGGTCAGCGTGGATTGCCGGGACGGCGTAGTGGCGGTTGCGGGCTGGGAGAGCCTGGCCGGGGTGAACGCGGTCGCTTTCGGTAAGCAGCTTAAGAAAATGGGCGTGGAACGGGCGGTCTTTACCGACATTGCACGCGACGGCAAGCTTGAAGGTCCCAACATACCGGCGGTTGCCAACTTCGCCCGCGAGACGGGTTTGAAGGTGATAGCTTCCGGCGGGGTATCCCGGGCCGAGGACGTGAAAAATCTGCGGGAGACGGAAGAACTCGGGGTTGACTCGGTAATCATCGGGAAAGCGCTCTATGACGGGCGCCTCAGCCTCGCAGACGCAATAGCCGCGGCGGAGGGGAAGACGCTTGTTAGCTAA
- the hisF gene encoding imidazole glycerol phosphate synthase subunit HisF, with amino-acid sequence MLAKRIIPCLDVDRGRVVKGVNFINLRDAGDPVELAAFYDREGADELVFLDITASAEKRDIMLDVARRTAEEVFIPFTVGGGLRNLDDIRQMLAAGADKISLNTAAVKNPGLVKEAASRFGSQCVVVAIDARRIGEGRWEVYIHGGRTPTGVDALSWAREVESLGAGEILLTSMDRDGTKDGYDIPLTSTFTGSLRIPVIASGGVGTLEHVAEGLVDGGADAALAASIFHFGEYSIRETKEYLVACGIPVRL; translated from the coding sequence TTGTTAGCTAAGAGGATTATCCCCTGTCTCGATGTCGACAGGGGGCGTGTGGTAAAAGGAGTCAACTTTATAAATCTTCGCGACGCCGGGGACCCCGTGGAACTTGCGGCCTTTTACGACCGTGAGGGCGCGGATGAGCTGGTTTTCCTCGATATCACGGCTTCGGCCGAAAAACGCGACATCATGCTCGATGTCGCGCGCCGGACCGCTGAAGAGGTTTTCATACCGTTTACGGTGGGCGGGGGGCTCCGGAACCTCGATGATATACGGCAGATGCTGGCGGCGGGGGCGGATAAGATTTCGCTCAACACCGCCGCGGTGAAAAACCCCGGACTCGTGAAGGAGGCTGCTTCCCGTTTCGGTAGCCAGTGTGTCGTGGTGGCGATCGACGCCCGCCGGATCGGGGAAGGACGCTGGGAGGTCTACATCCACGGCGGGCGGACGCCTACCGGGGTTGACGCGCTGTCCTGGGCGCGTGAGGTCGAATCCCTCGGCGCCGGAGAAATTCTTCTTACAAGCATGGACCGGGACGGCACGAAGGACGGCTACGATATACCGCTGACCAGCACGTTTACGGGCTCGCTCCGAATCCCGGTGATAGCCTCGGGTGGCGTCGGGACGCTCGAGCATGTCGCCGAGGGGCTGGTTGACGGCGGGGCGGATGCCGCTCTGGCCGCATCGATTTTTCATTTCGGGGAGTATTCCATCCGGGAGACCAAAGAATATCTTGTAGCGTGCGGGATTCCCGTCCGGCTTTAA
- a CDS encoding NifB/NifX family molybdenum-iron cluster-binding protein, producing the protein MKIAVSTDGGNVAAHFGHCPVFTIVEVEEGRIKDQAEVQNSGHQSCSLPNYFGEMGVTHVLTGGMGEKAKEVFGRRRITVITGVKGSVADAVTDFIAGKLADGPSLCNHGTGGHAHRHRCGGGGCGGH; encoded by the coding sequence GTGAAAATTGCTGTGTCAACCGACGGCGGTAATGTGGCGGCCCATTTCGGACACTGCCCGGTGTTTACCATTGTCGAAGTGGAAGAAGGGCGGATTAAAGATCAAGCGGAGGTCCAGAACTCCGGGCACCAATCGTGTTCACTCCCCAATTATTTCGGGGAGATGGGGGTGACTCACGTCCTGACGGGAGGAATGGGTGAAAAGGCGAAAGAGGTTTTTGGGAGAAGGCGTATTACCGTCATAACCGGCGTAAAGGGTTCTGTGGCGGACGCCGTTACCGATTTCATTGCCGGAAAACTGGCCGACGGTCCTTCACTCTGCAATCACGGAACGGGCGGCCACGCACACCGGCATCGCTGCGGGGGCGGCGGCTGCGGCGGGCATTAG
- the purM gene encoding phosphoribosylformylglycinamidine cyclo-ligase, whose protein sequence is MREKGGTAGDPPEGLTYAAAGVDIEAANQAVALLQKIVRRTFRPEVLAEIGGFGGLCALPSGYREPVLVAGTDGVGTKLRVAFMCDRHETIGIDAVAMCVNDVLVCGAEPLFFLDYLAVGRLVPEQVAAVVSGVARGCEQAGCALIGGETAEMPGFYAPGEYDIAGFAVGVVERSRIVDGKRISPGDIVVGLPSSGIHSNGLSLARKVLFEVLGYGIDTRDPLLGRTVGEELLEPTRIYVRTVLSLLKRFDIRGMAHITGGGLTENIPRVLPRGVGVVLRSGSWPVPPVFRLIQEHGGVTDGEMLRTFNMGIGYILIAPGEEAQDLLEALAADGEPAYIIGWVENDAEGVVYNDSGIKRE, encoded by the coding sequence ATGCGTGAGAAAGGCGGAACCGCGGGGGATCCGCCCGAGGGGCTGACTTATGCCGCGGCCGGGGTTGACATCGAAGCGGCCAATCAGGCGGTGGCGTTGCTGCAAAAAATCGTCCGGCGGACCTTTCGCCCGGAGGTGCTGGCGGAGATCGGCGGGTTCGGAGGATTGTGCGCCCTGCCGTCCGGCTATCGGGAACCGGTGCTGGTAGCCGGGACAGACGGGGTGGGGACCAAGCTCCGGGTGGCGTTTATGTGCGACAGGCATGAAACGATAGGCATAGACGCGGTGGCGATGTGTGTTAACGACGTGCTGGTTTGCGGGGCGGAGCCGCTTTTTTTTCTGGACTACCTTGCGGTGGGCAGGCTTGTTCCGGAGCAGGTTGCGGCCGTCGTTTCCGGCGTGGCGCGCGGCTGTGAACAGGCGGGCTGCGCGCTCATCGGCGGTGAGACGGCTGAAATGCCCGGGTTTTACGCGCCGGGGGAATACGATATCGCCGGTTTCGCGGTCGGAGTCGTTGAGCGAAGCCGTATAGTGGATGGAAAACGCATATCACCCGGGGATATTGTTGTCGGACTACCCTCGTCGGGGATTCATTCGAACGGCCTCAGTCTGGCGCGGAAGGTGTTATTTGAGGTTTTGGGATATGGAATCGATACCCGCGATCCTCTCCTGGGCCGGACGGTGGGCGAAGAACTGCTTGAGCCGACTAGGATTTATGTGCGTACGGTCCTTTCTCTCCTAAAGCGTTTTGATATCCGCGGGATGGCCCACATAACGGGCGGCGGGTTGACGGAAAACATCCCCCGGGTGCTGCCGCGGGGTGTCGGGGTGGTGCTCAGGTCCGGATCCTGGCCTGTCCCGCCGGTTTTTCGGCTTATACAGGAACATGGCGGCGTTACGGACGGCGAGATGTTACGGACCTTCAACATGGGGATCGGGTATATCCTGATAGCGCCCGGGGAAGAGGCGCAAGACCTGTTGGAAGCGCTGGCCGCGGACGGCGAGCCGGCTTACATCATCGGGTGGGTCGAAAACGATGCGGAAGGCGTTGTATATAACGATTCCGGAATAAAACGGGAATAA
- a CDS encoding NifB/NifX family molybdenum-iron cluster-binding protein, with product MKIAVSTSGYTLETAMVSCFGRCNYFTVYDMDNGVYSNVLIAKKRRVGAGIRAAQTILENDIGVVIAENIGPNAHEALKTAGIPCYTAVSGTVKDCIAAYVKGYLPAARTATAPQYAGVAKSGRKLAGF from the coding sequence TTGAAGATCGCGGTTTCAACATCCGGATACACCCTGGAAACGGCGATGGTTTCCTGCTTCGGCCGCTGCAATTACTTTACGGTTTACGATATGGATAACGGTGTATACTCGAACGTATTAATCGCGAAAAAACGCCGGGTGGGCGCAGGGATCCGCGCCGCCCAGACGATTCTCGAAAATGATATAGGGGTTGTCATTGCCGAGAACATCGGGCCTAACGCTCATGAAGCCTTAAAGACTGCTGGAATTCCCTGCTACACCGCGGTAAGCGGCACCGTCAAGGACTGCATCGCCGCTTATGTAAAAGGGTATCTGCCGGCCGCTAGGACGGCCACAGCGCCGCAGTACGCCGGTGTGGCGAAATCGGGGAGGAAACTGGCGGGGTTTTAG